From the Pseudomonas sp. VD-NE ins genome, the window TGTTCGCCGTCGTGTCGCGACTGGTCTATCAGAAAGGTCTGGACCTGACGATCGCGGTATCCGAGTACATCGTGCAGAACGGTGGCCAGATCGCAATCATCGGTCGCGGCGAACCGGAAGAAGAACAAGCCATGCGCGAACTGGCGCTGCGCTTTCCCGGGCAGATCGGCGTGCGCATCGGCTTCAACGAAACCGACGCCCGACGCATGTTCGCCGGCAGCGATTTCCTGCTGATGCCGTCGCGCTATGAGCCTTGCGGCTTGAGCCAGATGTACGCCCAGCGTTTCGGCTCGCTGCCGGTCGCACGCAATACCGGCGGTCTGGCCGACACCATTGAAAACGGTGTCACCGGTTTCCTCTTCGACGAATCCACCGCTGAAAGCTATCAAGAAGCCCTCAGCCGCGCGTTCAAGGTGTTCGCCTTCCCCGAATTGCTCAACGCCATGCGTTGCCGGGCAATGGCTGCGCCGTTCAACTGGTGCAAAGCGGTTGAACCGTACGCCGAACTCTACGAACGACTGGTCGCCAAGGCGCTGGGTAAAGCTCACCACAAATAACCAGGGAGGTTCACCACGATGCCGTTACGGTCTACTGAAACCTGGCCCCACGGCGCGATCATGCTGGACGCCGAACACACGCAATTTGCGCTATGGGCGCCGGATGCGTTTTACGTGAGTGTCGAACTCGAAAACGGTCAGTCGCTGCCGATGCTGCCTCAGGCAGACGGCTGGTTTGTGATCAAGGCCCGCTGTCCGGCGGGCACCCGCTACCGCTACAACATCGACGGCGAACTGGAGGTGCCCGACCCGGCCTCCAGAGCACAGGATGGCGACCTCGAGCACCACAGCGTGGTGGTCGATCCGTTGGCTTATCAATGGCGACACACGGCTTGGCACGGTCGGCCGTGGAGCGAAGCGGTGATCTACGAGTTGCACGTCGGTGCGCTCGGTGGTTTCGCGGAGGTCGAACAACATCTGGCGCGCCTTGCAGGCCTGGGCATCACCGCCATCGAACTGATGCCGCTGGCGCAGTTCCCAGGCGAACGCAACTGGGGCTACGACGGTGTTTTGCCCTACGCCCCGCAAGCTTCCTACGGCACCCCGGAACAACTCAAACACCTCATCGACAGCGCCCACGGCCACGGTCTGGCGGTGATTCTCGACGTGGTCTACAACCACTTCGGCCCGGACGGCAATTACCTGCATCGTTACGCCAAAGGCTTTTTTCGCGAGGACAAACACACGCCTTGGGGCGCGGCGATCGATTTCCGTCGCGACGAAGTGCGCGAGTTTTTCATCGAAAACGCCCTGATGTGGTTGCTCGAATACCGCTTCGACGGTCTGCGCCTGGACGCGGTGCATGCCATCGAAGACCCGGATTTCCTCACGGAAATGGCCCAGCGCATCCGCGCGCAGACCGACCCGAGCCGGCATGTCTGGCTGACCGTGGAAAACGAACTGAACCAGTCGAGCCTGTTGGAATACGACTACGACGCGCAGTGGAACGACGACGGCCATAACGCCCTGCACGTTCTGCTCACCGGCGAAACCGATGCCTATTACGCCGACTACGCCGCACAACCCACCGAACAATTGGTGCGCTGCCTCAGTCAGGGTTTTGTTTTCCAGGGGCACATCACCCGCCATGGCGAACCGCGCGGCGAGCCCAGCGAACACCTGCCCTCCACGGCGTTCGTGCTGTTCCTGCAAAACCACGATCAGATCGGCAACCGTGCGTTCGGCGAGCGCCTGCATCATCTGGCCGATCCGCGCGCCGTGCAGGCTGCGACCGTGTTGTTGCTGCTGTCACCGATGATTCCGCTAATGTTCATGGGCGACGAGTTTGCCGCCGAGCAGCCGTTCCAGTTTTTCACCAGTCACCACGGCGAACTGGCGAAACTGGTGCGCGAGGGCCGGCGCAATGAATTCGCCGCGTTCAGCGCCTTCACCGATCCGCACAAGCGCGAGCAGATTCCTGACCCGAATGCAGAAAAAACCTTCCACGCCTCACAGCCAAGGTTGATCGGCCATGGCAGCGAAAAACAGCAGGAAACCCTCGCGCTCTACCAGAAGCTCCTGCAATTTCGCCATCAATACATCATTCCCCACCTGTCCGGCACGCAAGCGCTCGGCGCCCATATGCTCGGTTATGGCGCGGTCAGTGCGCGCTGGCGTCTGGGCAATGGCAGCGAGCTGCGAATTGACCTGAACCTCAGCGACACGCCAGTGGTCAACCCTCCACAGACCGAGGCCGTGTGGTTGTTTCAACAGCCACCCACCGTCGATCTATCGGAATCGGGCGTACTGCCCGCGTATTGCGCGCTTGTCAGCCTCACGGCCGCAACCCCTTTGCAACCTCTGAATGGAGAGCGCCTATGAGCGATGCGCAACTGGAAATTCTTGCAAGCCGCGCCGGCCTCGCCGTCGACTGGATCGACGCCAACGGCCGCCCGCAAAAAGTCGCCCCGGCGGTGCTGCGCAATGTCCTGATCGGGCTCGGCCACCCCGCCAGCACCGCGCAGGAAATCGACGCCAGCCTGTTGGAACTGCAAGCCGTTCAACAAGACCGCCACCTGCCGCCGCTGTTGACCGCCGATGTCGGTGTCGGCGTGGATCTGGCGCGGTACTTCGCCCCGGAAACGCCGTGTGAAATCCACCTTGAAGACGGCTCACGGCTGAACCTGAAACTCGATTCCGAAGCGATATTGCCCGGGCTGATCCCGGTCGGTTATCAACAGGTGCACATCAGCGATCAGTATTTCACCTTGGCCGTGGCCCCGGAGCGCTGCTTCAGTGTCGGCGATGCGGTGGATAATCCGATTCCCCGCGTCTGGGGCCTGAGTGCGCAGTTGTATTCGCTGCGCCGCCCCGGCGACGGCGGTTTCGGCGATACCTTGGCGCTGGAAGACCTGGTCCGCGTGGCCGGTGAGCGCGGCGCCGATGCCTTGGCGATCAGCCCGCTGCATGCCATGTTCAGCGCCGATACCGGGCGCTACAGCCCTTATTCGCCATCCAGTCGGTTGTTCCTCAATGCTCTTTACGCGGCACCCGGGGCCATTCTCGGTGAGCGCGCCTTGCGTGATGCGATCGACGCGGCCGGCCTGGCCGAGCAGTTCGCGCAACTGGAAGACCTGACCCTGATCGACTGGCCGAGCGCCGCCGACGCCAAGCAAAAACTCTTGCAAGCGTTGTACGAAGGTTTCATCGCCGGTGACCATCCGCTGCACCCGGACTTCGCCAGTTTCCGCCACGCCGGTGGCGAAGCACTGGAAAACCATTGCCGCTTCGAAGCGATTCAGGAAATGCGCGCCGCCCGTGGCGAAAACCTCGACTGGCGGCAATGGCCGGAACACTGGCACGACCCACGCGGCGCGGCGCTCGAAGCCTTTGCCGAAGAGTACGCCGAACGCATCGGCTATTTCGCTTTTTGCCAATGGCTGATCCACCGTTGCCTGGAACGTGCGCAAACCGCCGCACGCAGCGCCGGCATGGGCATTGGCCTGATCGCCGATCTGGCGGTGGGTGCCGACGGCGCCGGCAGTCAGGCCTGGAGTTTTCAGGATGAATTGCTCGCCTCGCTCACCGTCGGTGCGCCGCCGGACATTCTCAATCGCTCGGGTCAGGGCTGGGGTATTTCCGCGTTCTCGCCGGAAGGCCTGATCCGCAATGGCTTTCGCGCCTTCATCGACATGCTGCGCGCCAACTTCGCCCATGCTGGCGGACTTCGCATCGACCATGTGATGGGCCTGCAACGCTTGTGGGTGATCCCCAACGGCGCGGCGCCGGCCGATGGTGCCTACCTGTATTACCCGGTCGATGACTTGCTGCGCTTGCTGACCCTCGAATCACATCGTCATCAGGCGATCGTCCTCGGCGAAGACCTCGGCACCGTGCCCGATGGTCTGCGCGAAAAGCTTATCGCCCGCTCCATGCTCGGCATGCGCGTGTTGTTGTTCGAACAGGACAACACCCATTTCAAACCAATTCTCGACTGGCCGGACAACGCACTCGCCACCACCAGCACTCACGATCTGCCGACGCTCAATGGCTGGTGGCATGGCCGCGACATCGACTGGAACGCACGTCTGGGCTTTGTCGATGCCAACGGTGAAATCGAATGGCGCCACCATCGTCAGCGAGAGCGTGAAGGCCTGCGCAGTGCGCTGAGCCAGGACCCGCAAAACTTTCGCGAAGAATCCCATGAGGCCGATCAAGTGGTCGATGCAGCGGTACGTTTCCTCGGCCATACCCGTGCGCCGCTGGTGCTGCTGCCACTCGAAGACGCGCTGGGCATCAACGAGCAAGCGAATTTTCCGGGCACCATCGACACCCACCCGAACTGGTCGCGACGTTTACCCGGCACCAGCGAAGCATTGCTCGATGACGCCGATGCGGCGCGACGTCTGGAACTACTCGCGTGCGCGCGTCTTCAGGCTGCCGAGCGTGACCAATGAATCAAGCGCTCATCCAGCCCCTGCGCGCGACCTTGCGCCTGCAATTTCATAAAGGCTTCACCCTTGAACAAGCCGTGCCACTGGTGCCGTACTTTGCCCGGCTCGGCATCAGCCATATTTATGCCTCGCCGCTGCTCGCGGCACGGGCCGGTTCCATGCACGGTTACGACGTGGTCGACCCGACCCAGGTCAACCCGGAACTCGGTGGCGAGCCAGCGTTAAGGCGCCTGGTCAGCACCCTGCGTGAACACAACATGGGGTTGATCCTCGACATCGTCTCCAACCACATGGCCGTCGGTGGCAACGACAACCCGTGGTGGCTCGACTTGCTGGAATGGGGTCGGCTCAGCCCTTACGGCGAGTTTTTCGATATTCAGTGGCACTCGCCCGACCCGTTGATGGAAGGCCAGTTGTTGCTGCCGTTTCTTGGCAGCGATTACGGCGTGGCGTTGCAGGAAGGCACGCTGAAGCTGCTGTTCAACCCACGCACTGGCAGCTTTTACGTCGAGCACTACGACCATCACTTCCCGATCTGCCCGAACGATTACGGTGAACTGCTGAAATCCGAGGAAGCGCTGAAGGCCTTGGCTGATCGCTTCAGCACGCTCAGTTATCAAACCGATGCCCACTCGCTGGCGATTCCACTGAAAGAAGAATTGCGGCAACTGGCGACGGATCCGTCAATCGCTGAGGCCATTGAAAACAACCTGCAACACTACGATTCGACCAGCGAAGAAGGCTTCCACAAATTGCATCAATTGTTGGAGCGTCAGAGCTATCGCCTCGCCAGTTGGCGCACGGCGGCGGATGACATCAACTGGCGGCGCTTCTTCGACATCAACGAGCTCGGCGGTCTACGCGTCGAACGTCCGGCGGTATTCGAAGCCACCCACGGCAAGATCTTCCAGTTGATCGCCGAAGGCTTGGTCGACGGCTTGCGCATCGATCACATCGATGGCCTCGCCGACCCGCGTGGTTATTGCCGCAAGCTGCGCCGCCGGGTTGATCTGCTGGCTCCGGGCAGGCACTTGCCGATCTACGTCGAGAAGATCCTCGGCGCCGGCGAAACCCTGCACCGCGACTGGGCGGTTGACGGCACCACCGGTTACGAATTCATGAATCAACTGTCGCTGCTGCAACACGACCCGGACGGCGAATACGTCCTGGGTGATCTCTGGCAACGGCGCACCGAACGCCCTGCCGCGTTCATCGAAGAAGCGCAACTGGCGCGTCAGCAGATTCTCAACGGCTCGCTGGCCAGTGATTGCGAAAGCGTCGCCCAGGCCCTGCTGCAAGTCGCCCGCGATGACCTGATGACCCGCGACCTGACCCTTGGCGCGATCCGCCGGGTGTTGCAGGCGTTGATCGTGCACTTCCCGGTGTACCGCACTTACATCAGTGCCATGGGTCGCTCCGAGCAGGACGAGGTGTTTTTCCAGCAGGCCATGGGCGGTGCACGGCAAACCCTCAGCGAAGCCGACTGGCCGGTGCTCGACTGCGTCGCTGCGTGGCTCGGTGGCACGCCGTGGCGACGCAAACCGCGCGGTCGTTCGCGCAAAATCCTCAAACATGCCTGCGTACGCTTTCAGCAACTGACCTCACCGGCAGCAGCCAAAGCCGTGGAAGACACCGCGCTGTATCGCTCGGCGGTGCTGCTGTCGCGCAACGACGTCGGCTACAACACCGAGCAGTTCAGTGCCCCGGTCAGCGACTTTCATGCAGTCAATCAGCAACGGTTGAATGAATTCCCCGACAACTTGCTCGCCACCGCCACCCATGATCACAAACGCGGCGAAGACACCCGCGCGCGGCTGGCCGTGCTCAGTGAACGCAGCCATTGGTACGCCGAGCAGATCGAATTGTGGCGCGCCCTCGCCCGTCCCGTTCGGGTTGACGATCAGATGCCGTCGAGCGGCGATGAGCTGATCCTCTATCAAGCGTTGCTCGGCAGTTGGCCGCTGCAATTGCGCGATGACGATCAGGCCGGGTTCGTCGACTACGCCAAACGTATCTGGCAATGGCAGCAGAAAGCCCTGCGCGAAGCCAAGCTGCAAAGCAGTTGGAGCGCGCCGAACGAAGCCTATGAAAACGCCGCACAGGCATTCACCGAAAAACTCCTCACCGGAGAGGAAGGCGAACTGCTGCGCGCCGCGCTGAGCAAGACCGTCAACAGCATCGCCGCCGCCGGCGCGCTTAATGGCTTGGCGCAAACCTTGCTGCGCATGACCGTGCCGGGGGTGCCGGATCTGTATCAGGGCAATGAGTTCTGGGACTTCAGCCTGGTCGATCCGGACAACCGCCGGCCGGTGGATTACGCCGCTCGTGAACACGCACTGGAGGCGCCATTGCCATCTGCGGAGTTGTTGGCGAACTGGCGTGACGGGCGCATCAAGCAAGCCTTGATCGCCCAGGTACTGAACCTGCGCGTCGAGCATGCCGAACTGTTCCGTCGGGGCACCTACCAGGCCCTGGAAGTGCTCGGCAGTCAGGCGCACAACGTGCTCGCGTTTGCCCGTGAGCACGGGGGGAAGCAGGCCATCGTGATCGTGCCGATCCGTTGCGCAACCCTGCTGGAAAACAGTGCTGTACCTCAGGTCGATGCGCTGCGCTGGGGCGATACGCGAGTGGTTTTACCGTTCGCCGCCTCTGACACAAACCTGAAGGGACTTTTTTCAAGCCGCGCAGTCACAAAAAACAGGGAGCTGAATATCAGCGACGCGCTGGGGGATGTCCCGGTCAATCTCTTTATCCAACACTTAACGTAAGCATGAGTTCAGTTCAGGAGCATTGCGATGAGTACCGACGATAAACGCATCCGCGAATTCGCCTATCAAATCTGGGAATCGGAAGGTCAGCCTGACGGTCAGGAGGCGCGCCATTGGGAGATGGCACGCAAGCTCGCTGAAGCGGAAGCCCTGGCACCGAAGAAACCGCCAAAAGCCGCTGGCAGCAAAACCGCGGGCAAGGCTACTGAGGCCAAGGCCCCCGCCGCCAAGCCGAAACCAGCGGCCAAAGCCAAACCGGCTAGCGCCGCGAAAGTGATTCCCCCGGGCGAAAAACCCGCCGAGAAAAAGCCTCGAGCGCCGAAGAAGCCTTCGGCGATCTGACGCTCTAACCGGATTATTGAACTGACTGAACGTGTGGCGGGTTCGCTCGCCACCGAGGGCTAACTCGCCCTCAAGAAACACACCCCCCCCTGTGGGAGCGAGCCTGCTCGCGAAAGCGGTGGGTCAGCTAACAGAGATGTCGGATGTGCCGACGCCTTCGCGAGCAGGCTCGCTCCCACAGGGGAAACAGTGTTAACCGAACTATCCCGATTTTTGCAGGAGCAATCATGACCCGTCCAAAGAAAGCCGAACCCACCGCGCACGCCGAGCCGTCGAGAATCCGTGAAGGCCTGCCCTTCCCGCTCGGTGCGACCTGGGATGGTCTGGGGGTGAACTTTGCTCTGTTTTCCGCCAACGCCACCAAGGTCGAACTGTGCATCTTCGACGATGCCGGCGAAGTCGAACTCGAACGCATCGAACTGCCGGAATACACCGACGAGATCTACCACGGCTACCTGCCCGATGCGCACCCGGGGCTGATCTACGGCTACCGCGTCTACGGTCCGTACGACCCGGCCAACGGTCACCGCTTCAACCACAACAAATTGCTCATCGACCCGTACGCCAAGCAACTGGTCGGCCAGTTGAAGTGGTCAGAAGCGCTGTTCGGCTACACCATCGGCCACCCCGACGCCGACCTGAGTTTCGATGAACGTGACAGCGCGCCGTTCGTGCCCAAGTGCAAGGTCATCGACCCGGCGCACACCTGGGGCAACGACCACCGCGTCAGCGTGCCGTGGGACAAGACCATCATTTATGAAACCCACGTGCGCGGCATCAGCATGCGTCACCCGTCGGTGCCGGAGAACGTGCGCGGTACCTTTGCCGGGCTGATGGTCGATGACGTGCTCGAACACATCCGCAAGCTTGGCGTGTCTACCGTCGAGTTGCTGCCGATTCACGCCTTTGTCAACGACCAGCATCTGCTGCACAAAGGCATGACCAATTACTGGGGCTACAACAGCATCGCCTTTTTTGCCCCGGACCCGCGCTACCTCGCCAGCGGCAAGATCGCCGAGTTCAAGGAGATGGTTGCGCACCTGCACGAAGCCAATCTCGAAGTAATCCTCGACGTGGTCTACAACCACACCGCCGAAGGCAACGAGCAAGGCCCGACCCTGTCGATGCGCGGCATCGACAACGCCTCGTACTATCGCTTGATGCCCGACGACAAGCGCTACTACATCAACGATTCCGGCACCGGCAACACCCTCGACCTGAGCCACCCATGCGTGCTGCAAATGGTCACCGACTCGTTGCGTTACTGGGCCAGCGAAATGCACGTCGACGGCTTCCGATTCGACCTGGCGACCATTCTCGGCCGCTATCACGATGGTTTCGATGAGCGTCACAGCTTCCTTGTCGCCTGTCGCCAGGACCCGGTGCTGCGTCAGGTGAAAATGATCGCCGAGCCGTGGGACTGCGGTCCCGGTGGTTATCAGGTGGGCAACTTCCCGCCGGGCTGGGTCGAGTGGAACGACAAATTCCGCGACACCGTGCGCGCCTTCTGGAAAGGTGACGACGGCCAGGTTGCCGATTTCGCCAGCCGCATGACCGCTTCCGGTGAGATGTTCAACCAGCGTGGGCGGCGTCCGTATTCCTCGGTGAACTTCATCACCGCCCACGACGGTTTCACCCTCAACGACCTGGTGTCGTACAACGACAAACACAACGAAGCCAACGACGAAAACAATCAGGACGGCAGCAACAACAACCTGTCGTGGAACCACGGTGTCGAAGGCCCGACTGACGATCCGGAAATCAATGCCCTGCGTCATCGGCAGATGCGCAACTTCTTCGCCACGCTGCTGCTTTCCCAGGGTACGCCGATGATCGTTGCCGGTGACGAGTTTGCCCGCACTCAGGACGGCAACAACAACGCTTATTGCCAGGACAGCGAAATCGGTTGGGTCAACTGGGATCTCAGCGAGGACGGCAAGGCACTGTTGAAATTCGTCAAGCGCCTGATCAAGTTGCGCCTGACTTACCCAATCCTGCGGCGCGGGCGTTTTCTGGTCGGCGAGTACAACGAGGACATCGGCGTCAAAGACGTCACCTGGCTGGCGCCGGACGCTACCGAGATGACTACCGAGCATTGGCACGATGCGCACAACCGCTGCCTGGGCATGTTGCTCGACGGTCGCGCGCAGGAAACCGGGATTCGCCGCAAAGGTGCGGATGCGACGCTGCTGCTGGTGGTCAACGCCCATCATGACATCGTCAATTTCACCTTGCCGGAAGTGCCGGACGGCGGCTTCTGGACCTGCATGATCGACACCAATCAGCCGTCGATCCGCGGTCAGGAACGCTTCGAGTTCGGTCACCAATACTCGGTTACCGGACGCTCGTTGCTGCTGTTCGAACTGCAACGTGATGAAGAAGATTGATATGGATCTGCACCGTTATCTGAGCCGACGTCCAGCGGATTATCCGCACACCGCCGCCCTCGGCAATTGCCTGCGGGCGCTGGTCGAGGCCGGGCTGGATCGCCTGCCGCTACCTGGCAGTGGCCGCACGCTGGAACGTTTTCAGCGATTGGCGGATGTCGGCGGGCATGATCTGGGTTTGTGCAAATTGTTCGAAGGCCATACCGACGCACTGGCGATCATTGAGCAACTGGGCGGCTCGCCGACACCGGGCAGCACCTGGGGCATGTGGGCAGCGGAACCGCCGCAGGCGAAGGTCAACGTCAGCCCGGTCGGGCACATGGTCGCATTGCACGGGCGCAAAGCGTGGTGCTCCGGTGCCGCCGTGCTCAGCCATGCCTTGCTCACCGCGTGGGATGCCGATGATCAGCAACAACTGGTGGCCGTCGCCCTCGACCAACCGGGCGTGACCGTCACCGAACAGGGCTGGCAAGCCGTGGGCATGGCCGCCACCGGCAGCGTTGAAGTGCTGTTCGACGGCGCCGAAGCGCAGGCCATCGGCAATCCCGGTGACTATCTGCAACGCCCGGGATTCTGGCAAGGCGGAATCGGCATTGCCGCGTGCTGGTACGGCGCCGCGCGGCAAATCGCCGAAGCGTTGCGCGCGCAGTGTGGCCAGCGCCCGGAACCCCACGCCCTCGCCCATCTCGGTGCGGTCGACAGTGCCTTGCAAGCGGCGGCGGATGTATTGCGGTTCAGCGCGCTGCACATCGATGCCCATCCCGAGGACCACGCCGAATTGCTCGCCCGGCGGGCCCGCGCGGTGGTCGAGCAGTCGGCCGAACAGGTAATGCGTGAAGTCGGTCGCGCCCTCGGCGCCGGGCCGTTTTGCAAGGATCGACACTTTGCCCGGCTCAGCGCCGATCTGCCGGTGTTCCTGCGCCAGAGTCATGCCGAACGGGATCTGGCTGCGCTCGGTCAATTGATTGCCGAACAAAGCGACGAGGCATGGACGTTATGAAAACCAACCCGATTGTCGGCCAGGGCACCAGCCTGCATCAGTGGCAGGCTTCGCGGCATCTGGCGGAGCTGGACAGCATCGACATCCTCAGTCTGGTGCCACCGAGTGCGCGGGCGGTGATTGTCGCGCCGCACCCGGACGACGAAGTGCTCGGTTGTGGCGGCCTGCTGCAATTGCTCGCTGCCGCTGGCCGGCCTTTGCAACTGATTTCGGTGACCGACGGCAGCGCCAGTCACCCGGGTTCCAGTCGTTGGCCGGTGGAACGTCTGAGCGTGGTGCGCCCACAGGAGTCTGCCGAAGCGCTGCGCCGCCTCGGTCTGCCGATGCATCGGGTGAAGTGGTTGCGCGGCGGTTTCACCGACACGCAGGTCGCCGCTCAGGAAGCTGAACTGGTCGACTTCATCGCGCGGCATCTGCGTCCCGACGACGTGCTCTTCACTACCTGGAGCGAGGACGGTCATTGCGACCACGAAGCTGTCGGCCGCGCCAGCGCCGAGGCTGCCCGTCGCGTCGGTGCGACTTGCCATGAATTGCCGGTGTGGACCTGGCACTGGGCAACCCCGGAGGACGCCTTCGTACCGTGGCAACGAGCACGCAAGATTCTCCTGAGCCCGGCGCAAGTCGCGCGCAAGCGCCACGCGGTGCACGCCTTCGCCAGTCAACTTGAAGGCGATCCTGACGCCGGACTCGGCCCGGTGCTCGCGCCCTACGTGCTCGATCGCCTGCTGCAGCCCTTCGAAGTGGTGTTTCTATGAGTGTCGACGATCGCTATTTCGACGGCCTGTTTGCCGGTAACGACGACCCGTGGGCGTTCCGTCAGCGC encodes:
- the malQ gene encoding 4-alpha-glucanotransferase; amino-acid sequence: MSDAQLEILASRAGLAVDWIDANGRPQKVAPAVLRNVLIGLGHPASTAQEIDASLLELQAVQQDRHLPPLLTADVGVGVDLARYFAPETPCEIHLEDGSRLNLKLDSEAILPGLIPVGYQQVHISDQYFTLAVAPERCFSVGDAVDNPIPRVWGLSAQLYSLRRPGDGGFGDTLALEDLVRVAGERGADALAISPLHAMFSADTGRYSPYSPSSRLFLNALYAAPGAILGERALRDAIDAAGLAEQFAQLEDLTLIDWPSAADAKQKLLQALYEGFIAGDHPLHPDFASFRHAGGEALENHCRFEAIQEMRAARGENLDWRQWPEHWHDPRGAALEAFAEEYAERIGYFAFCQWLIHRCLERAQTAARSAGMGIGLIADLAVGADGAGSQAWSFQDELLASLTVGAPPDILNRSGQGWGISAFSPEGLIRNGFRAFIDMLRANFAHAGGLRIDHVMGLQRLWVIPNGAAPADGAYLYYPVDDLLRLLTLESHRHQAIVLGEDLGTVPDGLREKLIARSMLGMRVLLFEQDNTHFKPILDWPDNALATTSTHDLPTLNGWWHGRDIDWNARLGFVDANGEIEWRHHRQREREGLRSALSQDPQNFREESHEADQVVDAAVRFLGHTRAPLVLLPLEDALGINEQANFPGTIDTHPNWSRRLPGTSEALLDDADAARRLELLACARLQAAERDQ
- a CDS encoding malto-oligosyltrehalose synthase, which codes for MNQALIQPLRATLRLQFHKGFTLEQAVPLVPYFARLGISHIYASPLLAARAGSMHGYDVVDPTQVNPELGGEPALRRLVSTLREHNMGLILDIVSNHMAVGGNDNPWWLDLLEWGRLSPYGEFFDIQWHSPDPLMEGQLLLPFLGSDYGVALQEGTLKLLFNPRTGSFYVEHYDHHFPICPNDYGELLKSEEALKALADRFSTLSYQTDAHSLAIPLKEELRQLATDPSIAEAIENNLQHYDSTSEEGFHKLHQLLERQSYRLASWRTAADDINWRRFFDINELGGLRVERPAVFEATHGKIFQLIAEGLVDGLRIDHIDGLADPRGYCRKLRRRVDLLAPGRHLPIYVEKILGAGETLHRDWAVDGTTGYEFMNQLSLLQHDPDGEYVLGDLWQRRTERPAAFIEEAQLARQQILNGSLASDCESVAQALLQVARDDLMTRDLTLGAIRRVLQALIVHFPVYRTYISAMGRSEQDEVFFQQAMGGARQTLSEADWPVLDCVAAWLGGTPWRRKPRGRSRKILKHACVRFQQLTSPAAAKAVEDTALYRSAVLLSRNDVGYNTEQFSAPVSDFHAVNQQRLNEFPDNLLATATHDHKRGEDTRARLAVLSERSHWYAEQIELWRALARPVRVDDQMPSSGDELILYQALLGSWPLQLRDDDQAGFVDYAKRIWQWQQKALREAKLQSSWSAPNEAYENAAQAFTEKLLTGEEGELLRAALSKTVNSIAAAGALNGLAQTLLRMTVPGVPDLYQGNEFWDFSLVDPDNRRPVDYAAREHALEAPLPSAELLANWRDGRIKQALIAQVLNLRVEHAELFRRGTYQALEVLGSQAHNVLAFAREHGGKQAIVIVPIRCATLLENSAVPQVDALRWGDTRVVLPFAASDTNLKGLFSSRAVTKNRELNISDALGDVPVNLFIQHLT
- a CDS encoding DUF2934 domain-containing protein; protein product: MSTDDKRIREFAYQIWESEGQPDGQEARHWEMARKLAEAEALAPKKPPKAAGSKTAGKATEAKAPAAKPKPAAKAKPASAAKVIPPGEKPAEKKPRAPKKPSAI
- a CDS encoding acyl-CoA dehydrogenase family protein, whose protein sequence is MDLHRYLSRRPADYPHTAALGNCLRALVEAGLDRLPLPGSGRTLERFQRLADVGGHDLGLCKLFEGHTDALAIIEQLGGSPTPGSTWGMWAAEPPQAKVNVSPVGHMVALHGRKAWCSGAAVLSHALLTAWDADDQQQLVAVALDQPGVTVTEQGWQAVGMAATGSVEVLFDGAEAQAIGNPGDYLQRPGFWQGGIGIAACWYGAARQIAEALRAQCGQRPEPHALAHLGAVDSALQAAADVLRFSALHIDAHPEDHAELLARRARAVVEQSAEQVMREVGRALGAGPFCKDRHFARLSADLPVFLRQSHAERDLAALGQLIAEQSDEAWTL
- the glgX gene encoding glycogen debranching protein GlgX — translated: MTRPKKAEPTAHAEPSRIREGLPFPLGATWDGLGVNFALFSANATKVELCIFDDAGEVELERIELPEYTDEIYHGYLPDAHPGLIYGYRVYGPYDPANGHRFNHNKLLIDPYAKQLVGQLKWSEALFGYTIGHPDADLSFDERDSAPFVPKCKVIDPAHTWGNDHRVSVPWDKTIIYETHVRGISMRHPSVPENVRGTFAGLMVDDVLEHIRKLGVSTVELLPIHAFVNDQHLLHKGMTNYWGYNSIAFFAPDPRYLASGKIAEFKEMVAHLHEANLEVILDVVYNHTAEGNEQGPTLSMRGIDNASYYRLMPDDKRYYINDSGTGNTLDLSHPCVLQMVTDSLRYWASEMHVDGFRFDLATILGRYHDGFDERHSFLVACRQDPVLRQVKMIAEPWDCGPGGYQVGNFPPGWVEWNDKFRDTVRAFWKGDDGQVADFASRMTASGEMFNQRGRRPYSSVNFITAHDGFTLNDLVSYNDKHNEANDENNQDGSNNNLSWNHGVEGPTDDPEINALRHRQMRNFFATLLLSQGTPMIVAGDEFARTQDGNNNAYCQDSEIGWVNWDLSEDGKALLKFVKRLIKLRLTYPILRRGRFLVGEYNEDIGVKDVTWLAPDATEMTTEHWHDAHNRCLGMLLDGRAQETGIRRKGADATLLLVVNAHHDIVNFTLPEVPDGGFWTCMIDTNQPSIRGQERFEFGHQYSVTGRSLLLFELQRDEED
- the treZ gene encoding malto-oligosyltrehalose trehalohydrolase, whose translation is MPLRSTETWPHGAIMLDAEHTQFALWAPDAFYVSVELENGQSLPMLPQADGWFVIKARCPAGTRYRYNIDGELEVPDPASRAQDGDLEHHSVVVDPLAYQWRHTAWHGRPWSEAVIYELHVGALGGFAEVEQHLARLAGLGITAIELMPLAQFPGERNWGYDGVLPYAPQASYGTPEQLKHLIDSAHGHGLAVILDVVYNHFGPDGNYLHRYAKGFFREDKHTPWGAAIDFRRDEVREFFIENALMWLLEYRFDGLRLDAVHAIEDPDFLTEMAQRIRAQTDPSRHVWLTVENELNQSSLLEYDYDAQWNDDGHNALHVLLTGETDAYYADYAAQPTEQLVRCLSQGFVFQGHITRHGEPRGEPSEHLPSTAFVLFLQNHDQIGNRAFGERLHHLADPRAVQAATVLLLLSPMIPLMFMGDEFAAEQPFQFFTSHHGELAKLVREGRRNEFAAFSAFTDPHKREQIPDPNAEKTFHASQPRLIGHGSEKQQETLALYQKLLQFRHQYIIPHLSGTQALGAHMLGYGAVSARWRLGNGSELRIDLNLSDTPVVNPPQTEAVWLFQQPPTVDLSESGVLPAYCALVSLTAATPLQPLNGERL
- a CDS encoding PIG-L family deacetylase; this encodes MKTNPIVGQGTSLHQWQASRHLAELDSIDILSLVPPSARAVIVAPHPDDEVLGCGGLLQLLAAAGRPLQLISVTDGSASHPGSSRWPVERLSVVRPQESAEALRRLGLPMHRVKWLRGGFTDTQVAAQEAELVDFIARHLRPDDVLFTTWSEDGHCDHEAVGRASAEAARRVGATCHELPVWTWHWATPEDAFVPWQRARKILLSPAQVARKRHAVHAFASQLEGDPDAGLGPVLAPYVLDRLLQPFEVVFL